One Lysinibacillus fusiformis genomic window carries:
- a CDS encoding ABC transporter permease, whose product MNGFSVLLQKEFREAWRSWKFLWIPLVFALLGMTDPLTNYYMMDILSAVGNLPEGFEMLMPELGTADLLQASIGQFQTFGLLVLMASFVGTISKERANGMATLTYVRPISFRAYFMSKFVVMSTIGFISIVAGFSASVYYIAVLYGTFEVGILLACICTYFVWLVFVFAVTLMMSAAFTTVVATASAFVIIFVGQIIDALVGVFWTVTPWKLPTYGVQLIRGTMEMSDYWWSLAITLVITIICMSIGVLTMKKNASMTKI is encoded by the coding sequence ATGAATGGGTTCAGCGTACTTCTTCAAAAAGAATTTCGTGAGGCATGGCGTAGTTGGAAATTTTTATGGATACCACTTGTTTTTGCACTACTTGGTATGACAGATCCTTTGACGAACTACTACATGATGGATATTTTATCGGCCGTTGGTAATTTACCAGAGGGTTTTGAAATGTTGATGCCAGAATTAGGAACAGCTGATTTATTGCAGGCGTCCATTGGGCAGTTTCAGACGTTCGGGTTACTGGTACTAATGGCCTCATTTGTCGGGACTATTAGTAAGGAGCGGGCCAATGGAATGGCGACCTTAACGTATGTACGACCAATTTCTTTTAGAGCCTACTTTATGAGTAAATTTGTTGTGATGAGTACTATAGGTTTTATAAGCATTGTAGCTGGTTTTTCGGCAAGTGTTTACTATATAGCTGTGTTATATGGAACATTTGAAGTTGGGATTTTGCTTGCATGTATTTGCACGTACTTTGTATGGTTAGTATTTGTTTTCGCAGTGACCTTGATGATGAGTGCTGCGTTTACAACTGTTGTTGCAACAGCAAGTGCATTTGTCATTATTTTTGTCGGACAAATTATCGATGCTCTAGTTGGTGTATTTTGGACAGTAACACCATGGAAACTTCCGACATATGGTGTACAGCTGATTCGTGGCACGATGGAGATGTCGGATTACTGGTGGAGTTTAGCTATTACGCTAGTAATCACGATAATATGTATGAGTATTGGAGTTTTGACAATGAAGAAGAATGCATCAATGACAAAGATTTAA
- a CDS encoding nucleoside deaminase: MTEHLPVLEALTKLAADNVADGGKPYSAIIIKDGVQIAAAANLSHKIPDLTQHAELLAIQKACTILKTPDLSGCILYASAQPCLMCHTAAKWAKIKQIYYIVQRGSIPQSKLAQWMTSPLPGESLSYPPANRLFYYWDKNQQ, translated from the coding sequence ATGACTGAACATCTCCCTGTCCTTGAAGCATTGACAAAGCTTGCTGCTGACAATGTTGCGGATGGTGGAAAACCATACAGCGCCATTATCATAAAAGATGGAGTACAGATTGCCGCAGCTGCCAATCTTTCGCATAAAATACCTGACCTGACACAGCATGCCGAGCTGTTAGCCATTCAAAAAGCCTGTACCATTCTTAAGACGCCAGACTTATCAGGTTGTATCTTATATGCAAGTGCTCAACCTTGCCTCATGTGCCACACAGCAGCAAAATGGGCAAAAATCAAACAGATTTATTATATTGTACAACGTGGAAGCATCCCTCAATCGAAGCTGGCCCAATGGATGACTTCGCCGTTACCAGGAGAATCCCTCTCCTATCCTCCTGCCAATCGATTATTCTATTATTGGGATAAAAATCAACAATAA
- a CDS encoding ABC transporter ATP-binding protein: MTTLLQVTGLTKRFAEKTVVDTINFTLDEHTSTALIGPNGAGKTTTLSMLTGLLKPTKGSVEMSGEDLRANIGFLPQYPQFHPWLSALEFTEMAARLSGVPTKKAKVEAQKTLEFVGLENALNKKIATFSGGMKQRLGISQAIVHKPKLLLLDEPVSALDPVGRREVLDLLKGLQQETTILYSTHILNDAEEMTDQLLFLRDGELVEQGTLREVRQRFDEPCYIVEFSTEEEARLFASQSELMNKAQGCYVYVDIREERPSMQQLLQRLSACPYTVRKVARQSASLEEIFMKVAKRV, encoded by the coding sequence ATGACGACTCTACTACAGGTGACAGGGCTGACAAAGCGCTTTGCAGAAAAAACAGTTGTAGATACCATCAATTTTACGTTAGACGAACATACATCCACAGCATTGATTGGACCAAATGGGGCAGGAAAGACAACAACGTTATCAATGTTAACCGGTTTATTAAAGCCAACGAAAGGTAGCGTAGAAATGTCAGGTGAAGATTTGCGTGCAAATATTGGTTTTTTACCACAATATCCACAGTTTCACCCATGGTTAAGTGCGCTAGAGTTTACAGAAATGGCTGCGAGGCTAAGTGGTGTACCTACAAAAAAAGCGAAAGTTGAGGCTCAAAAAACATTAGAGTTTGTGGGTCTTGAAAATGCTTTAAATAAAAAAATTGCGACGTTTTCTGGTGGTATGAAGCAACGCCTTGGTATTTCCCAGGCAATTGTGCATAAGCCTAAATTACTGTTATTAGATGAACCTGTATCTGCATTAGATCCAGTTGGGCGTAGAGAAGTATTAGATTTGTTGAAAGGTTTACAACAAGAGACGACGATTTTATATTCGACGCATATTTTAAATGATGCTGAAGAAATGACAGATCAATTATTATTTTTGCGTGATGGAGAGCTTGTGGAGCAGGGGACATTGCGAGAGGTGAGGCAACGTTTTGATGAGCCTTGTTATATAGTAGAATTTAGCACGGAGGAAGAGGCGCGACTTTTTGCTAGTCAATCAGAGCTTATGAATAAAGCGCAGGGTTGCTATGTATATGTAGATATTCGTGAGGAAAGACCGAGTATGCAACAGTTATTACAACGTCTAAGTGCGTGTCCCTATACCGTGAGAAAAGTGGCACGACAATCGGCATCGCTTGAGGAAATTTTCATGAAGGTGGCGAAAAGAGTATGA
- a CDS encoding 3-isopropylmalate dehydratase small subunit, translating into MKITGKSHVYGDNIDTDRIIPGKYTKTLDLQSLADHVMEDLDPEFSKKVEKGDIVVAGENFGCGSSREQAPLALKTAGVSLIIAKSFARIFFRNAINIGLPIIELKDYHIQPGDIIEADLISGLVTVNGQSYTGTKMPQVMVDILNNNGLVNYLAKHKTYKL; encoded by the coding sequence ATGAAAATCACAGGAAAATCACATGTTTATGGCGATAATATAGATACAGACCGTATTATTCCAGGGAAATATACTAAGACATTAGATTTACAATCATTGGCTGACCATGTAATGGAAGATTTAGATCCAGAATTCAGTAAAAAAGTAGAAAAGGGTGATATCGTTGTCGCAGGTGAGAACTTCGGTTGTGGCTCATCACGCGAGCAAGCGCCACTTGCACTAAAAACAGCTGGTGTTTCATTAATCATTGCAAAATCCTTTGCTCGTATTTTCTTTAGAAATGCTATAAATATTGGCTTGCCCATCATCGAACTAAAAGATTATCACATTCAGCCAGGTGACATCATTGAAGCAGATCTAATTTCAGGCCTTGTTACAGTAAATGGACAATCATATACAGGGACAAAAATGCCCCAAGTAATGGTGGATATTTTGAATAATAATGGCTTAGTAAATTATTTGGCTAAGCATAAAACATATAAGCTATGA
- a CDS encoding PLDc N-terminal domain-containing protein: MLEELAKVPWAVIAPLIVVQFILVVVALFDLRKIYATNGPKILWVFIILFVNLLGPIAYFIVGRKQS; this comes from the coding sequence ATGTTGGAGGAGTTAGCCAAAGTGCCTTGGGCGGTTATTGCGCCATTGATTGTGGTTCAATTTATTTTAGTGGTTGTGGCACTTTTCGATTTGCGTAAAATTTATGCAACGAATGGTCCTAAGATTTTATGGGTATTTATTATTTTATTTGTCAATCTACTTGGACCTATTGCTTATTTTATAGTTGGGAGAAAACAATCATGA
- a CDS encoding protein-tyrosine phosphatase family protein, translating into MEKNYDVLVKDRLYFGGAKDAGAAFSNESIDVVIDVRVNGLSAEEQAKANYTYMHLPIADEEQEAASSIERVAQEIVKVYEAGQKVFFHCGSGGGRAGVAATAVLMELGLANTLEEAELTVKKARPQVTIRPNMSEALTKLYK; encoded by the coding sequence ATGGAGAAAAACTATGATGTGTTAGTAAAAGACCGGCTTTATTTTGGTGGCGCAAAGGATGCAGGAGCGGCATTTTCAAATGAGTCTATAGATGTCGTAATTGACGTGCGTGTTAATGGATTATCTGCTGAGGAGCAGGCAAAAGCAAACTATACGTACATGCATTTACCGATAGCAGATGAAGAACAAGAAGCAGCATCATCCATTGAGCGGGTAGCGCAAGAAATCGTTAAGGTTTATGAAGCTGGTCAGAAGGTATTTTTCCATTGCGGTAGTGGTGGCGGCAGAGCGGGAGTGGCAGCGACTGCTGTGTTAATGGAACTTGGCTTGGCGAATACTTTAGAGGAAGCGGAGCTAACTGTGAAAAAAGCTCGTCCACAAGTAACGATTCGACCAAATATGTCGGAGGCTTTAACGAAATTGTATAAATAA